Genomic DNA from Acidimicrobiales bacterium:
CATTCCTCGGTGTCGATCTTGTCAGGACACAGCAACTGCCGCACCGGGTCGTCGAGGATCTCGGCCGCCGTGCCCGGCAGCGTCTTCAAGCCGGCGTCCATCAAGCGTTGGAGGTACTGGTCGAGCGGCTCACCCAACCGCTTGGCCCCTTCAGTCACCTCGAGTGCGGTGAACCCGTGGATGTGCATGTCGGGACAGGCTTCGTGCACGGCGCGGGCGACGTCGATGTAGTAGTCGCCGTCGAAGTCGGGGTGGATGCCGCCCTGGAGACACACCTCGGTGGCGCCGACCTCGTGGGCCTCGACAACTCGCCGTTGCAGCTCCTCGAGCGTGAGCAGGTACGGCTTGCCTCGAAGGTTCAGGCTCAGCGGACCCTTGGAGAACCCGCAGAATCGGCACTTGAAGGTGCAGACGTTCGTGTAGTTGATGTTGCGGTTCTTCACGAACGTGACGTCGTCGCCAACGATCGTCTGCCGCAGCTCGTCGGCCACCTCCGCGATCGCCGCGACCTCGGGACCGCGGGCTCGGAAGAGGGTGAGCAGTTCGTCCTCGCCGACCTCGTCACCGTTGCGCACGCCGTCGAGTACGTCGGCGACCGGACCGTCGAATCTCGGACCCGCGCCGCGGCCGGTGACCATGGTGGGTGGCGTGACCGGCGCACCGGAGTACCACTGGGTCGATCGGTCGCCGATCAGGATGACGTCGGCACCGTCGTCGCCCGTGGTCACGAACTCGGCTCGCTCCGGGAACACCGCACCGGGATCATCCCGCGCCATTCCTTCGGCGTCGGAGCGGTCGAGCACGGTGAAACGTAGCGACGGGTCGAGCCAACGTCCTTCCGCCGGCGAGTCGGCGGTCGGGCTGAGTTCGGCCAGTGCGAACTCGGGATAGATCGTGAGGCGTGGCGCCAGTGTGAAGCCCGCACCCTCGGTGACCTCGCGCAGACGATCGAGCGCAGGCCATGGGCGCTCGGGGTTGACGTGATCGGCCGTGACGGGTGAGACGCCGCCCCAGTCGTCGATGCCGGCAGCGAGCAACGGGGCGAAGTCGTCACTCAGGTTCGGCGGCGCCTGCAGGTGCACATCGATGGGAAGGATGAGTCGGGCCAGTGCGATCGCCCGCCGGTACGGCTCATCGGGTGCTGGCGCGTGCTTCCACATCGCCGTCCCCGCCTTGGGCAGGAAGTTCTGCACGATGACCTCTTGCACGTGACCATGCCGGGCGTGACTGTCGGCGATGGCAAGCAAGGCGTCGATGCGGTCGGCCTCGTTCTCGCCGATGCCGACAAGGATCCCGGTGGTGAACGCGATGCCGAGTTCGCCGGCCGCCTCAAGCGTGGCCAGGCGTCGGTCGGGCACCTTGTCGGGGGCGTTGGCGTGCGCCGCGAGATCGGTGCGGAGCGTTTCCAGCATCATCCCCTGACTGGGGGCGACTGGCCGGAGCACCGCCAGTTCCTCGGGGTGGAGGGCGCCGGCGTTGGCGTGGGGCAGGAGTCCGGTTTCGTCGATGACGAGGCGGGCCATGGCCGCCAGGTAGTCGACGGTCGAGTCGAAGCCTCGTTCGGCCAGCCAGGCCGCGGCTTGTGGGTAGCGCAACTCGGGTCGCTCGCCGAGGGTGAAGAGGGCCTCGTGGCAACCGGCGCGAGCGCCCTGCTTGGCGATCCGCACGACCTCGGCCGGCTCGAGGAACGGAGCGTCGAGTCGGGCCGGCGGCTGGGCGAACGTGCAGTACCCGCACTGGTCACGACACAGCATGGTGAGGGGAATGAACACCTTCGGCGAATAGGTGATCCGATTGCCAAAGGCGCGATCGCGGCGCGATCGGGCACGAGCGAGCAGTTCGTCGGTGCTGAGCTCGGTGAGTGCGTGAGCTGCTGCCGGGGTGGCGGGGGCGTCGATCACGCTGGTGGCGTTGGACTGAGGATTCAAGGTGAAACACTTCCTGCCTCGATGGGCGGATGGGCGAGGGAGCCGGCCTGGCTCCGAACTTTCCCGGGCGTGACGGCTTCATTGCAGGTCGGGCACGACACGTGCTGTTCGAGCGGCGTGCCACACGCCTCATGCACGAGCACGACGGGTGGGTTGCCGTCGGCGTACCACTCGTCACCCCACTTCATGAGCGCGATCAGGGCCGGCGAGAGATCGGCTCCCTTGGCCGTGAGCCGGTAGTCGTAGCGAGCCGGCCGTTCCTGGTAGGCCACTTTCTCGACGACACCGTGTTCGACGAGACGTTTGAGCCGGTCCGACAGAAGGTTCTTCGCGATCCCGAGATCGTCGACCAGGTCGGAGAAGCGGCGCACGCCACGGAACAGGTCACGGAGCACCAGGAGCGTCCAGCGGTCACCGATCACATCGAGCGTCGCTTCGATCGAGCATGCCTCGTGAGTGCCGGATGTAGCCATCGGCGGCAACGTAGACGAGTCGGTTGCAAATCACAACTTGCTCGAATGTGAACGAGACCAAGATCGAGTCGTCGAGGTCTCGATTCGGTCTTGCACTATGATCGAACACATGTTCGTTCGCACGACGGCAACCACCGAGCGGTGCCCGATCCAGGGGTCGCTCCTCACGATGGGCGAGCCCGGTGTCCCCGTTTCCGTCGGTCCGCTCCGTCGGATCGACCTCGATCACGGCGCTTGGATCGATCACGCGCCGGGATGGCTGCCGGGCGCCGACGCCTGGTTCGATCGCCTGGTGTCCGGCCTCACCTGGCAGCATGCACGGCGCCCGATGTACGACCGAGTCGTCGACGTGCCGCGACTGATCTGGTCACACGATCAACCCGACCTTGGGCCAACCGAACTCCAGGTCGTCGAGCACCTGCGTGCTGTCGCCTCGAAGCTCGCCGACCACTACCGGCGTCCCCTGCCGCGGCTCCATGCCAACTTCTACCGAGACGGTGATGATTCGGTCGCCTGGCACCCTGACTCCGTCGATTGCCCGAGCGACGCACTCGTCGCGATCGTCTCACTCGGAGCTGCTCGCACGTTTGCCGTCCGCCCACTCGGCGGTGGATCCACCCACCGATTCCAACTCGGGCGAGGCGACCTCCTCGTGATGGGCGGGACCACACAGCAGTACTACGAACACGGTGTCCCAAAGGTGGCGATGGCAGCACCCCGCATCAGCGTGATGTTCCGGAGTTGACCTCCCGATGGCGGTCATCGACCCCGCCGGACGTCGCGGACCTCAGCTCACCGGTGGCAGCAGCGTGTACGGCACCATCCGGTACTCGCCGGTGTCGATCCGCAGCGAAGCGATCACCGTGCCGTAGCGGTCGAAGGGGAGCTCGGCCCGAATCAGCCGGTAGTTGAACTTCCCCGGCTCGATCTGCAGCGGTTGCATGTTGCGAGCCATCGGCTCGCTCGAACGATCGACGTCGCCCGCTTCGTCGGCCATGTGGAACACGGTCTCGAGTGCAGCGAACTCCCCACCGTTCGGTGGGTTCCACACCAGAACCACGAGATGCGGGGCGACCGTGCAGGGAACCGGCGCCGGTGCCGGGCCCGAGAACTGCACACCCGAGAGGTCGATCCGGGTCGTCGGACCGGGCTCTTGTCGCAGTGCGATGTCGTCCATGAACAGAGCGGCGATGATCTCCATGCACCGATAGTGTCGGAGAGGATGAGTGAAGCCTCAACCCGCGACGTGATTCTTCGTGAAGCACGTGCCTGCTTCGCTCGCCAGGGGTTCGAAGGCACGTCGCTCAACGACATCGCCGCCGGCGTCGGAATCCGACGACCGAGCCTCCTGCACTACTTCCCATCGAAGGAAGCGATCTACCGCGAGGTCCTCACCGAGGCCCTGCTCGACTGGGGTCGACGACTCGATCGCCCCCTTCCCGACGACGCCACGTCGGGGTGGGAGCGAGTCGACGACGTGTTGAAGGTCAGCTTCGACTTCTTCGTCACGAACCCCGAAATCGTCGTGATCGTACGGCGTGAGGCGCTGACCGAGGAGAGCCATCTCGGCTTCGATCTCGGCGCAGCGCTGCGCCCGTACTACGAGCGGGCCGTCGACTTCTTCCGGCGAGAGATGGACCGCGGCGTTTTCCGCGAACACGACGCCGAGCACCTCGTCCTGACCGGCTACGGGGCCCTGTTGACGTACTTTTCCGACCACGCGCTCCTTCGTGGCCTGATCGACGTCGATCCGTACGGGCCAGACGAGCTCCAACGGCGGTTTGCCCACATGAGAGCCTTCATCCGTTCGGCCCTCGAGCCGCCGGCCAAGGTCGACTGAACCGGCAACGCCCGACCTCGACCTCGATCGTTCGACGTCGGGATCGAACGAGAGTCACGCAGTGCATGCTTCGAGTCCCTAACATGCTCGATGTGCCTCGCCCCATCGTCACATCGTGCGAGTTCGAGAGGGAGCATTGACCACTTCACCACCTGCAGGGCCGCGTCCAACCTGGCTCGTCGTCGAAGACGAACCCGCCGATCAGCAGATGCTGGAGCGGGCGGTCGTCCAGGCCCGGGCCGAGGTCGACCTCGTGATCGTGGAGGACGGCCGGTCGTCGCTGCGGCATCTCGATGACGCCACGATGCTGCCGTCGCTGATCATGCTCGATCTCAACCTTCCCGACATCGCCGGCACCGACGTGCTCGCCGAGATTCGCGAGAACGCCCGCACCACCTCGATCCCGGTGCTCGTGCTCTCGGGGAGCAGCGACCAGCGCCTGATCGATACCGCCTACCGCAACGGCGCCAACGCGTACTTCGTCAAACCTGACACTCCAGACGAGCTCGTCGAGCTGGTCGGACGGATCCACGCCCACTGGCATCAGACCGCGGTACTGCCAACCTGACGCTCGCGCTCGTGGCGGGTGATGCACCACGGGCGCCAAGTGGGCCTCCAGCGATCGGTGGAATACAGTCGCCGCCATGAGTCGCACGCTGTCAGAACAGCAATCCAAGGAACTGCTCACGCCGTTCGGTATTCCCTTCCTTCCCGAGCATGTGGTCGACACTGCCGAGGCGGCGGTGAGCGCCGCCGATCAGGTCGGGTACCCGGTCGTGGTCAAGCTGAACGGTGATGCCATCGCCCACAAGACCGAGCGTGGACTCGTGCGGCTCTCACTGGGCGACGCCGCAGCGGTACGCACCGCCGGTGCCGAACTGCTCGCTGCGGCAACCCCCGAAGACGGTCCGGTGTCGCTCCTCGTCGCTCCGATGGTGAAGTCCAACCGCGAGTTCATCTGTGGCGTGTCGACCGACCAGCAGTTCGGTCGCACCGTGCTCCTCGGCGTCGGCGGCATCCTGGCCGAAGCCATCGCCGATGTGACCCTCCGTCTGGTGCCCATCACCGAAGCCGACGCAAACGAGATGGTCGACGAACTCGCCACCCAAGACCTCCTGGGGGCCTTCCGGGGCGAGGCCGAAGTCGACCGCCGCGCATTGGCGTCGGTCCTGGTGTCGCTGTCGCAGGCGGCCGAGCAGTCGCCATCGATTGCATCGATCGACTTGAATCCCGTACTCATCAACAACGGTGGACCCGTCGCAGTCGATGCGCTGGTCGAGCTCGCCGAGGAAGGCTGACATGTCCACCACGTTGACCCCCGCGCACTTCGCTGCGCTGTTCGAGCCCCGCGGTGTCCTCGTTGCCGGCGCCTCCACGCATCCCGGCAAGTTCGGCTTCGTCAGCCTCCACAACATTCTCGCCAACGGCTACGCAGGCCAGGTCTTCGCCACCAACCGCGACGGCGCCGAGGTGCTCGGGATCACGTCGGTGGCCGACGTCGCCGACCTGCCTGACGGCGAGATCGACCTCGTGTTCGTCTGCACCCCGGCGGCGGCAAATCCTGAGCTCCTCCGTTCCTGCGCGACCAAAGGCATCAAGGCCGCCTTCGTCACCTCGGCTGGTTATGGCGAGGCCGGTGAGGCCGGCATCGCGGCCCAGGCCGATCTGGTGGAGCTGGCCGAGGAACTCGACATGCTCCTCGCCGGTCCGAACGGCCAGGGTGTGGTCTCCACGCCCGCCAACCTGTGTGCCCAGATCGTCGCCCCGCACCCGCCGGCCGGCCGTATCGGGGTGGCGTCACAGTCCGGCAACTTCGTGTCGTCGTTCCTCAACTGGTCCCGAGCCACCGGTGTCGGCATCTCTCGAGCCGTCAGCGCCGGCAACGCCGCAGCGGTGAACGTCGCCGACTACCTCGACTTCTACGCAGCCGACGATCACACCGCCGTCGGCCTCGCCTACGTCGAGGGAATCGAAGACGGACGAGCGTTCTACGACCGCATCAAGGAAATCGCGGCCAAGAAGCCCATGGTGCTGGTGAAAGGTGGCGCCACCGCCGGCGGCGCACGAGCCGCAGCGAGCCATACCGGCAGCCTCGCCACCGACGATCGAGTATTCGACGGCGCAATGCGCCAGGCCGGCGTCATCCGCGCCGCCACGGTCGAGGAGGCATTCGAGGCTGCCGCCACGTTCGCGACGCAGCCACTGCCCAAGGGAAACCGAGTCGTGGTCATGACCACGGCCGGCGGCTGGGGCGTGGTCACCGCCGACGCCATCCATTCCAGCAGCCTCGAACTGATGACCCTGCCCGACGACCTCCTGGCCGAGATCGACCAGCACCTCCCACCGCGCTGGAGCCGGAACAACCCCGTCGACCTTGCCGGTGGCGAAACCCGAGACACCATCCCCGAGGTCATGTCGATCATCGCCAACCACCCCGATGTCGACGCCATCATCTACCTGGGTCTCGGCATCCAGTCGAACCAGGCCCGGATGATGAAGGAGGGGCCGTTCTACCCCGACCACGGGCTGGAGCGGATCGTCGCCTACCACGAACGCCAGGACGCCCGATTCGCCGAAGCGGCCGACGAGATCTCGCGAGCAACGGGCAAGCCGATTCTGACCGCCACCGAACTGGCCATCGCCGACCCCGACAATCCGGGGCCAGCGGCGGTGCGGGCCAGCGGGCGACTCTGCTACGCAACCGCGAACCGGGCGGTCACTGCCCTCGAGCACCTGTATCGCTACTCCCTGTTCCAGCAGCGTTGACCCGGAGCGTTCGCCCCGTCATTCGAGAACGCCCGTCCTTCGAGAACCCCAGTCATTCAAGAACGACAGCGCCCTGGTAAGTTCGGGCGGACATGTTGTCGGCCCGCCTCGTACGTCGCTATCTCCCGCTGGTCCTGCTGGTGCTCGTCGCCGGTCTGGCGTGGCGCGCTGCCGACGCGGCCGACACCGACGACGAGC
This window encodes:
- the cofH gene encoding 5-amino-6-(D-ribitylamino)uracil--L-tyrosine 4-hydroxyphenyl transferase CofH, whose protein sequence is MNPQSNATSVIDAPATPAAAHALTELSTDELLARARSRRDRAFGNRITYSPKVFIPLTMLCRDQCGYCTFAQPPARLDAPFLEPAEVVRIAKQGARAGCHEALFTLGERPELRYPQAAAWLAERGFDSTVDYLAAMARLVIDETGLLPHANAGALHPEELAVLRPVAPSQGMMLETLRTDLAAHANAPDKVPDRRLATLEAAGELGIAFTTGILVGIGENEADRIDALLAIADSHARHGHVQEVIVQNFLPKAGTAMWKHAPAPDEPYRRAIALARLILPIDVHLQAPPNLSDDFAPLLAAGIDDWGGVSPVTADHVNPERPWPALDRLREVTEGAGFTLAPRLTIYPEFALAELSPTADSPAEGRWLDPSLRFTVLDRSDAEGMARDDPGAVFPERAEFVTTGDDGADVILIGDRSTQWYSGAPVTPPTMVTGRGAGPRFDGPVADVLDGVRNGDEVGEDELLTLFRARGPEVAAIAEVADELRQTIVGDDVTFVKNRNINYTNVCTFKCRFCGFSKGPLSLNLRGKPYLLTLEELQRRVVEAHEVGATEVCLQGGIHPDFDGDYYIDVARAVHEACPDMHIHGFTALEVTEGAKRLGEPLDQYLQRLMDAGLKTLPGTAAEILDDPVRQLLCPDKIDTEEWLDAHRTAHGVGLRSNVTIMFGAVEQPESWVRHLLATRALQRETGGFTEFVGLPFVHMAAPIYLQKKARRGPTFRENLLVHAVARIAYRNDIPNIQSGWVKIGFDAVRQLLQAGCNDVGGTLMDENISRAAGASHGTDVGVDDFRALVEPIGRRLVQRTTLYERVGDIVHT
- a CDS encoding helix-turn-helix domain-containing protein, coding for MATSGTHEACSIEATLDVIGDRWTLLVLRDLFRGVRRFSDLVDDLGIAKNLLSDRLKRLVEHGVVEKVAYQERPARYDYRLTAKGADLSPALIALMKWGDEWYADGNPPVVLVHEACGTPLEQHVSCPTCNEAVTPGKVRSQAGSLAHPPIEAGSVSP
- a CDS encoding alpha-ketoglutarate-dependent dioxygenase AlkB, translated to MFVRTTATTERCPIQGSLLTMGEPGVPVSVGPLRRIDLDHGAWIDHAPGWLPGADAWFDRLVSGLTWQHARRPMYDRVVDVPRLIWSHDQPDLGPTELQVVEHLRAVASKLADHYRRPLPRLHANFYRDGDDSVAWHPDSVDCPSDALVAIVSLGAARTFAVRPLGGGSTHRFQLGRGDLLVMGGTTQQYYEHGVPKVAMAAPRISVMFRS
- a CDS encoding TetR/AcrR family transcriptional regulator codes for the protein MSEASTRDVILREARACFARQGFEGTSLNDIAAGVGIRRPSLLHYFPSKEAIYREVLTEALLDWGRRLDRPLPDDATSGWERVDDVLKVSFDFFVTNPEIVVIVRREALTEESHLGFDLGAALRPYYERAVDFFRREMDRGVFREHDAEHLVLTGYGALLTYFSDHALLRGLIDVDPYGPDELQRRFAHMRAFIRSALEPPAKVD
- a CDS encoding response regulator; the protein is MTTSPPAGPRPTWLVVEDEPADQQMLERAVVQARAEVDLVIVEDGRSSLRHLDDATMLPSLIMLDLNLPDIAGTDVLAEIRENARTTSIPVLVLSGSSDQRLIDTAYRNGANAYFVKPDTPDELVELVGRIHAHWHQTAVLPT
- a CDS encoding acetate--CoA ligase family protein, coding for MSRTLSEQQSKELLTPFGIPFLPEHVVDTAEAAVSAADQVGYPVVVKLNGDAIAHKTERGLVRLSLGDAAAVRTAGAELLAAATPEDGPVSLLVAPMVKSNREFICGVSTDQQFGRTVLLGVGGILAEAIADVTLRLVPITEADANEMVDELATQDLLGAFRGEAEVDRRALASVLVSLSQAAEQSPSIASIDLNPVLINNGGPVAVDALVELAEEG
- a CDS encoding CoA-binding protein; its protein translation is MSTTLTPAHFAALFEPRGVLVAGASTHPGKFGFVSLHNILANGYAGQVFATNRDGAEVLGITSVADVADLPDGEIDLVFVCTPAAANPELLRSCATKGIKAAFVTSAGYGEAGEAGIAAQADLVELAEELDMLLAGPNGQGVVSTPANLCAQIVAPHPPAGRIGVASQSGNFVSSFLNWSRATGVGISRAVSAGNAAAVNVADYLDFYAADDHTAVGLAYVEGIEDGRAFYDRIKEIAAKKPMVLVKGGATAGGARAAASHTGSLATDDRVFDGAMRQAGVIRAATVEEAFEAAATFATQPLPKGNRVVVMTTAGGWGVVTADAIHSSSLELMTLPDDLLAEIDQHLPPRWSRNNPVDLAGGETRDTIPEVMSIIANHPDVDAIIYLGLGIQSNQARMMKEGPFYPDHGLERIVAYHERQDARFAEAADEISRATGKPILTATELAIADPDNPGPAAVRASGRLCYATANRAVTALEHLYRYSLFQQR